One genomic segment of Myripristis murdjan chromosome 20, fMyrMur1.1, whole genome shotgun sequence includes these proteins:
- the map3k22 gene encoding mitogen-activated protein kinase kinase kinase 22 yields the protein MMTVNMDDGLQNGPGQHRNSQDDEEALNSIMKDLAALGRCYTQHNSHKPKNRTLLYKQDLRVKLEHEREKRIIPFQRPLKIKELLQKVTEAFGQQMDMFYTDKELLLPLKTQEDLDRAVLTVGCSTGVNGLLRILLKTPKNNHYLQVNSRDKQTEMRSSRSLGDLKGSLLKGSERVRKHSTGSLHTGRTSPPPGSVPEEQQQIARQGSYTSIHSEGEFIPETLDQNMLEPFGSANNSLSSSCQSIDQALDSPPFSQNNRDNNYLNLNYEYKGRHGKGGTFPRQFQLPNRSKDYGDGRRTFPRSFMPQENLFQLVPSSRTRSYNGDNTLQYSDLRTLGRAADKSCPRSTPKSPRAPVNWRQGKLLGRGAFGEVYLCYDVDTGRELAAKQVPFDPDCQETSKEVNALECEIQLLKNLRHDRIVQYYGCLRDMEQKKLTIFVEFMPGGSIKDQLKAYGALTEKVTRRYTRQILQGVFYLHSNMIVHRDIKGANILRDSSGNVKLGDFGASKRIQTICMSGTGIKSVTGTPYWMSPEVINGEGYGRKADVWSVACTVVEMLTQKPPWAEYEAMAAIFKIATQPTKPMLPEGVSDACRDFLRQVFVEEKWRPTAEVLLSHPFVQGSF from the exons ATGATGAGGAGGCTCTGAACTCCATCATGAAGGACCTGGCAGCCCTGGGTCGCTGCTACACCCAGCACAACAGCcacaagcccaagaacagaacCCTGCTCTACAAACAG GATTTAAGAGTCAAGCtggagcatgagagagagaaacg AATCATCCCGTTCCAGAGGCCGCTGAAGAtcaaggagctgctgcagaaagTCACAGAGGCCTTTGGCCAGCAGATGGACATGTTCTATACGGACAAGGAG ctgctgctgcctctgaagACCCAGGAGGACCTGGACCGGGCGGTGCTGACGGTGGGCTGCAGCACAGGGGTGAACGGGCTGCTCAGGATATTGCTGAAAACTCCCAAGAACAACCAT TACCTACAGGTGAACAGCAGGGACAAGCAGACCGAGATGCGGTCGTCCAGGTCGCTGGGAGACCTGAAGGGCTCTCTGCTCAAGGGCTCGGAGAGGGTGCGCAAACACTCCACAG GTTCTCTGCACACAGGTCGGACGTCCCCGCCCCCAGGCAGTGTtcctgaggagcagcagcaaaTCGCCCGCCAGGGCTCCTACACCAGCATTCACAGTGAAGGGGAGTTCATCCCTGAAACCCTGGACCAGAAT ATGCTGGAGCCCTTTGGGAGTGCAAACAACTCACTGTcgagcagctgtcaatcaataGATCAGGCACTGGACAG TCCTCCTTTCTCGCAGAACAACCGTGACAACAATTACCTGAACCTCAACTATGAATACAAAG GTCGACACGGGAAAGGAGGGACTTTCCCTCGTCAGTTCCAGTTGCCCAATCGCAGCAAGGATTATGGTGACG GTCGCAGGACGTTCCCGCGAAGCTTCATGCCTCAGGAGAACCTGTTCCAGCTGGTTCCCTCCAGTCGCACGCGCAGCTACAATGGAGACAACACTCTGCAGTACAGCGACCTGCGCACACTGGGCCGCGCCGCTGACAAGAGCTGCCCACGCAGCACCCCCAAGT CTCCACGGGCGCCAGTGAACTGGAGACAGGGAAAGCTCCTGGGGCGCGGGGCTTTCGGGGAGGTATACCTCTGCTATGACGTCGACACGGGCCGCGAGCTGGCCGCCAAACAGGTGCCCTTTGATCCCGACTGTCAAGAAACCAGCAAG GAGGTGAACGCTCTTGAATGTGAGATCCAGCTGCTGAAGAATCTGCGTCATGATCGGATCGTCCAGTACTACGGCTGTTTGCGGGACATGGAACAGAAGAAACTCACCATCTTTGTTGAATTTATGCCTGGG ggctCAATAAAGGACCAGCTGAAAGCCTACGGGGCCCTGACGGAGAAGGTAACAAGGAGATACACCAGGCAGATCCTCCAAGGAGTCTTCTACCTGCACAGCAACATGATTGTACACAGAGACATCAAAG GTGCTAACATCCTGAGAGACTCCTCAGGGAACGTGAAGCTGGGAGACTTTGGAGCGAGCAAACGTATCCAGACCATCTGCATGTCTGGTACTGGAATCAAGTCTGTCACCGGCACCCCCTACTGGATGAGCCCAGAAGTCATCAACGGGGAGGGCTATGGCCGGAAAGCTGATGTGTG gaGTGTCGCCTGCACTGTTGTGGAAATGCTGACCCAGAAACCTCCCTGGGCTGAATACGAGGccatggcagccatttttaagATTGCCACACAGCCCACCAAGCCCATGCTTCCTGAGGGGGTGTCTGATGCATGCAGGGACTTCCTGCGGCAGGTGTTTGTGGAGGAGAAGTGGCGGCCCACCGCAGAAGTTCTGCTCAGCCACCCTTTTGTCCAGGGTAGCTTCTGA